A genomic stretch from Chitinophaga lutea includes:
- a CDS encoding DUF3078 domain-containing protein: MKKVYLAATMMLLAATALHAQDDSMRKLREETAKKIKNGEKDTTGRLWKKGATFNLMFNQGSLTNWAAGGDKLSLSLLGTLNVFANYKKDRHSWDNNLDLAYGYVNTTSLGTRKNDDRIDFTSKYGYDIGNHWYLSGLFNLRTQFTDGYLYPADTTPELVSRFFAPAYIVLSPGVDYMPNKEFSLFMSPITARWVVVMDDSLSARGAYGVDTGKHVKSEFGAFITATWNKEILKNVTYKTKLELFSNYKKNPQNIDVFWTNVLSMKVNKWLSANVSLDMIYDDDVKEFENTKTGVMGPRLQIKQVLGIGLTAKF; this comes from the coding sequence ATGAAAAAAGTTTACCTGGCAGCCACCATGATGCTGCTAGCTGCCACGGCCCTACATGCACAGGACGATTCCATGCGGAAACTGCGCGAGGAAACCGCTAAGAAAATCAAAAACGGGGAAAAAGACACCACCGGAAGGCTCTGGAAAAAGGGGGCCACTTTTAACCTGATGTTCAACCAGGGCTCGCTGACCAACTGGGCGGCGGGTGGCGACAAACTGTCGCTTTCCCTGCTGGGCACCCTCAACGTATTCGCGAACTATAAAAAAGACAGGCACTCCTGGGATAATAACCTCGACCTGGCTTACGGTTACGTGAATACCACCAGCCTGGGCACCCGCAAAAATGACGACCGCATTGACTTTACCTCCAAATATGGTTATGATATCGGCAATCACTGGTATCTCAGCGGTTTGTTCAACCTGCGGACGCAGTTCACCGATGGGTACCTGTACCCGGCCGACACAACACCCGAACTGGTATCCCGGTTTTTCGCCCCGGCCTATATCGTATTGTCGCCAGGTGTTGATTACATGCCGAACAAGGAGTTCTCCCTCTTTATGTCGCCGATTACCGCCCGCTGGGTAGTGGTGATGGACGATAGTCTTTCCGCAAGGGGCGCCTATGGCGTGGACACGGGCAAACACGTGAAAAGCGAGTTCGGCGCCTTTATAACCGCCACCTGGAATAAGGAAATCTTGAAGAATGTGACCTATAAAACCAAGCTCGAGCTCTTTTCCAACTATAAAAAGAACCCGCAGAATATCGACGTTTTCTGGACGAACGTGCTCAGCATGAAGGTTAACAAATGGTTAAGCGCCAATGTGAGCCTGGATATGATTTACGACGACGACGTGAAAGAGTTCGAAAACACGAAAACGGGGGTGATGGGCCCGCGGCTGCAGATAAAGCAGGTCCTGGGCATCGGCCTTACCGCGAAGTTTTAA
- a CDS encoding segregation and condensation protein A, with product MSNEQEIYKIKLPQFEGPFDLLLFFIERDELDIYNIPITGLTNDFLDYIHHMEALNIELASEFILFISTLMRIKAKMLLPRKELDEAGNEIDPRQELVDKILEYKRYKQAAAELAEQEANRMLQIKRGNIAKELAEIGEVTSEGTEVQTLTLFKLTKTFEKVMQRVKERTNKPQHVVYKYDYTMEGSREYMLDLARAEKTIAFEKIFDHCKDRVHAIFLFLGMLELVQAKYLSIMVGEGRNNFIIEFVDPSERPEGEPVVFEE from the coding sequence ATGAGCAACGAACAAGAAATTTACAAAATCAAATTACCCCAGTTCGAGGGGCCGTTTGATTTGTTGCTGTTCTTTATTGAAAGGGATGAGCTGGATATCTACAATATCCCCATTACCGGCCTGACCAACGACTTTCTGGACTACATCCATCATATGGAGGCGCTGAACATTGAACTGGCCAGCGAATTCATCCTGTTTATCTCCACGCTGATGCGCATCAAGGCCAAAATGCTGTTGCCGCGCAAGGAGCTGGACGAGGCGGGGAACGAAATTGACCCCCGGCAGGAACTGGTGGATAAAATCCTGGAATACAAGCGGTACAAGCAGGCAGCCGCCGAGCTGGCCGAGCAGGAAGCCAACCGTATGCTGCAGATCAAACGCGGCAATATCGCCAAAGAACTGGCGGAAATCGGGGAAGTGACCAGCGAAGGCACAGAAGTACAGACGCTCACGCTTTTTAAACTCACGAAAACCTTCGAAAAGGTGATGCAGCGGGTAAAAGAGCGGACCAACAAACCCCAGCACGTGGTATATAAATACGATTATACCATGGAAGGCTCCCGCGAGTATATGCTCGACCTCGCCCGCGCGGAAAAAACTATCGCATTCGAAAAAATCTTCGACCACTGTAAAGACCGGGTACACGCCATTTTCCTGTTCCTGGGCATGCTGGAACTGGTGCAGGCCAAATACCTGAGCATCATGGTGGGCGAAGGACGGAATAACTTTATCATTGAATTTGTGGATCCCTCCGAACGACCGGAAGGGGAGCCCGTAGTGTTTGAAGAATAA
- the mscL gene encoding large-conductance mechanosensitive channel protein MscL, whose protein sequence is MSFFGEFKAFAMKGNVIDLAVGVVIGAAFGKIVNSLVEAIIMPLVGILLQGVDFKAKMIKVGEAEVKYGLFIQSLVEFIIIAFAIFLVVRTINRFNKKEEAPAAPAEPTATEKLLMEIRDELKQK, encoded by the coding sequence ATGTCTTTTTTCGGTGAATTTAAAGCCTTTGCCATGAAGGGAAATGTGATCGACCTGGCGGTGGGCGTTGTTATCGGCGCCGCTTTCGGGAAAATCGTGAATTCCCTGGTGGAGGCCATCATCATGCCCCTGGTCGGTATCCTGCTGCAGGGGGTCGATTTCAAGGCAAAAATGATCAAGGTAGGAGAAGCTGAAGTGAAGTACGGCTTATTCATCCAATCGCTGGTGGAATTCATCATCATTGCTTTTGCCATCTTCCTCGTAGTAAGAACCATCAACCGGTTCAACAAAAAAGAGGAAGCACCGGCAGCACCGGCTGAGCCCACAGCAACGGAAAAATTGCTGATGGAAATCCGCGACGAGCTTAAACAAAAATAA